GCTCCGAGCAGCGGCTCGAGCGTGTTGCAGGCCTCGACATGGCGGTCCTGCTGATGCAGCGCGAAGGCGAAGGCCCAGTAGTACCAGGGCTCGAGCGCGGGCTTCTTGGCATGATCCTTCTCGTTGCTATAGAGCGCCATGGCGCGCGCGATCTCGGCGGCCGCACCGTCGGCCCAGCCCTGATAGATCCAGCTTTCGGCGCGATCGATCAGGACATCGAGATAATGCCCACGCTCGACGGCGTTGCCGCCCTTGGGCAGGCCGCAGACCTTCTCGAGCAAGTCGATCGAGCGCTGATAGGCGGCATCCGCCAGCCCCATCTCGCCCCAGCCTTTCCAGCGGGCGCGGAACTTCATCGCATAGGCGAACTTCCACTGCACATACCAGTCCTGGGCGCCGGCCCTCTGCGCCATCTTGGCGAACTGCTTCGAGTTCCCGATCGGCGAGAGCCCATCTTCGAAGCCGTCGAACCAGCCATTGCGCCAGTCCTCGGTATAGATGCGCGCCGCGACGGCGTAGTCCTGCGGCGTCGGATTCTTGGCCAGCACCTTGCGGATCTCCTGGCGCGCCAAACGGTTTTGAGCCCGCGAATACTGCTCCATCGCCTTGAAGGCGATGACCGTTCCGCGGCTGAATTTCAGGACCGACATGAAGACCCCCTGGAAGACGACAGCGCGGCCTCGAGGACGCGCGCCCATTAGGATTGGCATCATAACCCAGGGCCGCACGACAAAGGAGGGCGTATCTCCGCCCCCGATCCGGCCCCCCGATTCGCCCCCTACGTCTTTGTAACAAAAGTTAGCGGTTGAGCCAGCGCCGTGCGATTCCCGCCATGGCTTCGACCATCACTTGGCCCGCCAGGAACGCGGTCATGCCCGCGGGGTCGTGCGGCGGGCTCACCGTATTGACGTCGATCGCGACGATATCGAGGCCGGCCAGGCCGCGCAGGACGGTCAGGCCCTCTGCCGCGCTGAGCCCGCCCCATACCGGGTTGGCGACGCCCGGTGCCGCCGACGGATCGAACACATCCATGTCCCAGCAGAGATAGACCGGCTTGCCGGAAAGCCTTTCGCGCAAATGGGCGAGCAGCGAATCGAGGCCGCGCCGGCGCAGTTCCTCCATCGGCACGACCTCGTAACCCATGGCGCGCGCCTCGGCGACGATCGGATCGACATCGATGGCGCCGCGCGTGCCGACATGGATCGAGTTCTCGATATCGACGATCCGTTCCTCGGCCGCATGGGTGAAAGTGTTGCCGTTGTCATATTGACCCCGCCCTCGGATCGGGTAGGCGTCGGTGTGGGCATCGAGATGCAATACCGCCAGCCCCGGCCAGCGGCGGGCGACGGCGCGCAGCTGCGGCAGCGTGATGGCGCCGTCGCCGCCCATCGTCACCGGCACGGCCCCCGAGGCGAGGATGGCGGCGACGGAATTCTCGATCGCGACGAAAGAGGGCTCGATCAGGCCCGGCGTCACCGCGGCATCGCCGCTATCGACCAGGCGCAGGGTCCGCACCAGATCGAAGCTCGCATCGGCCATGGCATCGGCGACCAGGGCCGAATGGGTGCGGATCGATTGCGGCCCCAGGCGGCAGCCGATCCGGGTCGGATGCTGGCCGCAATCGAAGGGCGCGCCCAGAATGACGGCACGGGCGTCGCGCGGCTGCGGCTCGAAGGGAACATTGAGGAAGGTGCCGAGAACGCCTCGGGTCGTGGGTTGCTGGCTGGTCAAGGAGAGCATCTCCCGCGCTTGCGTCAGGCCGTCGCGGCGTCCCCGCCAAGCCATTCGGCGCGCACCCCGGCATCGGACTCTAACGGGAGATGCGCGTCGCGCAAACCATGGAACGCGGTGTCGTCGAGCAGCCGCGCCAGCGCCCAGACCGCCATGGCGCGGACCAGAGGCGAGGTGTCGCCGAGCCGGCGGATGGCGGTCTCCGCCAGCGCCGTCTCGCCGCTATTGCCGATCGCGATCAGCACATTGCGCAGGAAGCGGTCGCGTCCGGTGCGCTTGATCGCGGTGCCGGCGAAGAGCTGCCGGAACCCGGCATCGTCGAGCTCGGCCAGATCGGCGAGGCGCGGCGCCGTGATCTCGGCCCGCGGCCAGAAGGCGTCATGCCGGCTGGCGCTGGCAAATTTGTTCCAGGGGCAGACCGCCAGGCAATCGTCGCAGCCATAGATGCGATTGCCCATGGGCCCGCGGAACTCGCGCGGGATATGGCCCTTATGCTCGATCGTCAGATAGGAGATGCAGCGCCGGGCATCGAGCTTGTAGGGCGCGGGGAAGGCCGCGGTCGGGCAGATGTCGAGGCAGCGCTGGCAATGGCCGCAATGATCGTTCTCCGGCGCGTCGGGCGCGAGCGCCAAGTCGGTGAAGATCTCGCCCAGGAAAAGCCAGGAGCCATGGGTGCGCGACACCAGATTGGTGTGCTTGCCCTGCCAGCCGAGGCCGGCGGCTTCGGCCAGCGGCTTCTCCATCACCGGGGCGGTGTCGACGAAGACCTTGAGCGAGGGTCCCAGCTTCTCGGTCATGATGCGCGCCAGCGCCTTGAGCCGGCTCTTGACCAGCTCGTGATAATCCTTGCCGCGCGCATAGACGGAAATGGCGCCCCGCTCGCGGCGTTCGAGCATAGGCAGCGGGTCCTCGGCCGGTCCGTAATTCATCGCCAGCACGATCACGCTGCGCGCCTCGGGCCACAGCGTTTGCGGGTCGGCGCGCTGGTCGCTGCGCGCGGCCAGCCAGCCCATATCGCCCTGCATGCCGCGCGCGAGGAATTCGGCGAGCCCCTGACGGGCGCGTTCGCTCTGCGAGGCCGGCGCGAATCCGACCGCGTCGAATCCCAAGGCCAGCGCCTGATCGCGGATCAGCGCCTTGGGGTCGTCGATCGAGGGGCGGGCCGGCGCGAGCAATGGTTTCTCTCCCCTTCCACGAGAGGCCGGGCCACAGGGAATTCTTTGCGGCCTTCGCTCTCGCCGTCATCCCCGCGAAAGCGGGGACCCATTTCAAAGCCGGCGACCTGGATCAGGATGGGTCCCCGCTTTCGCGGGGATGACGGTTGAGTGTGCTCTCAACCACGCCCACGATAAGGTGCCACGCCCTGCTCCGGCAGCCAGAGATTCTTCGGCGGCGCGCCGGTCTGCCAGAACACGTCGATCGGGATGCCGCCGCGCGGATACCAATAGCCGGCGATCCGCAGCCAATGCGGCTTCAATTCGTCGACCAGCCGCTTGCCGATCGTGACGGTGCAATCCTCATGGAAGGCGCCGTGGTTGCGGAAGGATCCCAGATAGAGCTTCAGCGACTTGCTCTCGACGATCCAGGCTTTCGGCACATAGTCGATCACGATATGGGCGAAGTCGGGCTGGCCGGTGACGGGGCAGATCGAGGTGAACTCCGGGCAGGCGAAGCGCACCAGATAGCGCTCGCGCGGCTGCGAGTTGGGGATGCGCTCCAGCACCGCTTCGTCGGGCGAGGCGGGCGGCTTGGTCGCGTGACCGAGCTGCGTCAAAGCGGGGCGGGATTTTCGCGCCATGGGCTCTCTCTCAAGTCGGTGCGGCGAGGGGATCGGGCAGCGGGTCGATGTCGCCGCGGCTCTCCGCTTCCGCCACTTCGGCGGCGAAGGCGTCGAGCCTACCCGCCTCGATGGCGCCGCGCAAACCGGCCATCAGCGTCTGGTAGTGCTGGAGATTATGGGCCGTGAGCAGCATCGGGCCCAGCATCTCCTCGGCCTTGAAGAGGTGATGGAGATAGCCCCGCGCGTAATCGCGGCAGACCGGGCAGCTGCAGTCGGCATCGATCGGCCGCGGATCGTGAGCATGGCGCGCATTGCGGATATTGATGGTGCCGCGCCGGGTGAAGGCCTGGCCGGTTCGCCCCGAGCGCGTCGGCATCACGCAATCGAACATGTCGATACCGCGCTGGACGGCGCCGACGATATCGAGCGGGCGTCCCACGCCCATGAGATAGCGCGGGCGATCCTCGGGCAGGAACGGGATGGTGGCCTCGATCATGCGGAACATCATCTCCTGGCCTTCGCCGACCGCGAGGCCGCCGATCGCATAGCCGTCATAGCCGATGCGGGTCAGCCATTCCGAGGATTCGCGCCGCAGCTCGGGATAGACGCTGCCCTGCACGATGCCGAACAGGCCGTAGCCCGGCCGGTCCTTGAAGGCCGCCTTGCAGCGCTCGGCCCAGCGCATCGAGCGGTGCATCGATTCCGCGGCGACCGGTGCTTCGGCAGGGAAGGGCGTGCATTCGTCGAAGGCCATGGTGACATTGGCATCGAGCAGATGCTGGATCTCGATCGAGCGCTCCGGCGTCAGGTGATGCTTGCTGCCGTCGACATGCGAACGGAAGGTGACGCCGTCCTCGTCGATCTTGCGCAACTCCGAGAGCGACATGACCTGGAAGCCGCCGGAATCGGTCAGGATCGGGCCCGGCCAGTTCATGAATTTATGCAAGCCGCCGAGGCTCGCGACGCGCTCCGCCCCCGGTCGCAGCATCAGGTGATAGGTGTTGCCGAGGATGATCTCCGCACCCGTCGCCTTCACCTGCTCCGGCCACATGCCCTTGACGGTCGCGGCCGTGCCGACCGGCATGAAGGCCGGCGTGTTGACGGCGCCATGCGCGGTGTGAAGGCGGCCGCGCCGCGCGACGCCATCCTGGGCCAGACGTTCGTAGCGAAGGGTCATGCGGGGACTCTAGACTCGATCGGGTTCGAGAAGACAGGCGTCGCCGTAGGAATAGAAGCGATAGCCCGAGGCGATGGCATGTTCATAGGCGCGCTTCATCCGTTCGAGCCCGGAGAAGGCCGCGACCAGCATGAACAAAGTCGAGCGCGGCAGATGGAAGTTCGTGACCAGCCGGTCCACCAGCTTGAAGCGGTAGCCGGGCGTGATGAAGATCGAAGTGTCGCCGGTGAAGGGAACCAGCCGCCCCTCCGGCGTTGCCGCCGATTCCAGGAGCCGCAGGCTGGTGGTGCCGACCGCGACGATCCGCCCGCCCCGGGTCTTGGCGCGATTGACCGCATCGGCGACGGCGGGCGTCACCTCGCCCCATTCCGCATGCATGCGATGCTCTTCGATCGTCTGGGCCTTGACCGGCAGGAAGGTGCCGGCGCCGACATGGAGCGTCAGCCGTGCCATCTCGATGCCGCGTTGCGACAAGGCGTCGAGCAGAGCCGGCGTGAAATGCAGCGACGCGGTCGGGGCCGCCACGGCACCCTCGGTTTTCGCGAAGATGGTCTGGTAGTCGTCGCGATCCGAGGCCAGCGCCCCCTCGGGACGTCGGATATAGGGCGGCAGCGGCATCCGGCCGTGGAGCCCGAGGGCCGCGATCAGGTCGGCGCCGCCGACCGGGAATTTCAGCGTCACCTCGCCGGCCTCGCCCTTGTCCAGGACCTGCGCGCTGAAATCCTCGGCGAACTGGATGATGTCGCCGGCCTTGAGCCGCTTGGCGGGCCGGGCGAAGGCGCGCCAGATGTCGAGGCCTTCGGCCTTGTGCAGCGTGGCCTCGATCCGGGCGGCCCCGCGCTTGCCCTCGAGGCGGGCGGGGATCACACGGGTGTCATTCACCACCAGCAGGTCGCGGGGGCTGAGCAGGGCCGGCAGATCGCGGAAGATGCGGTCCTCGAACCCGTCACTCCGGACGACGAGCAGCCGCGCGGCATCGCGCGGGCTCACGGGCCGGTCGGCGATCCGCTCGGGCGGCAGCTTGAAATCGAAATCCGCGGTGCGCATGGCGGGGCGATCCTATAGGCCCTTGGGCCCTGGAGGGAAAGCGCCCTTGAACCGGTTGGGCCCTTGCGGCCGGCGGTCCCATTGACGCAGGGGCCGGCAATCTGCGACAGGATGCGCCGGCGCCCGGGACCAGGGGTCCTTGGGGGCGGCCGACAAGGTCATAAGGATCATGCAGCAGAGCGGCTATTCACCCCGGCTTCTGACGATCGCGGCGCTCTTCGTCACCTGCCTCATCATCTCCAATATCACCGCGGTCAAACTGATCTCGGTCCATGGCTTCGTCATGACCGCGGCCAATGTGCTGTTCCCGATCAGCTACATCATCGGCGACGTGCTGACCGAGGTTTACGGCTACGCCAAGGCGCGCCGGGTGATCTGGCTGGGCTTCGGCTGCAATCTCGTGGCGGTGCTGGCGATCTATGTGGCGGGCATCCTGCCCGGCGCCGATTTCTGGGAAGGCCAGGGCGCCTGGGACCAGATCCTGGGTGCCGCGCCCCGGATCCTGTTGGCCTCGTTCTGCGCCTATCTCGTGGGCGAGTTCCTCAATTCCTATGTGCTGGCGAAGATGAAGATCGCCACGAACGGCAAATATCTCTGGACCCGCACCATCGGCTCGACGGTGGTGGGCCAGCTCGCCGACACCAGCATCTTCATGACGCTCGCCTTCGGCGGCATCCTGCCTCTGGGCGTCATGATGAACGCCGCCGGCACCGAATGGGTTTCCAAGGTCGGCTACGAGATTCTGGCCACGCCCTTCACCTATCTCGTCGTCGCCTGGCTCAAGCGCGTCGAAGGCATCGATTTCTACGACCGCAACACACGATTCAATCCGGTGCTGCTGACGGATTGATTTCGAGGAGATTTCCCCTGCCCCTTGATGGGAGAGGGCAGGGTGGGGGTGACTGACTCGATCTTCGAAGCGCGTTCGGAGATTCCGTTCAGCGATCGAGACCGCGATACCCCCCCTCCCTAACCCTCCCCCGCAAGGGGGGAGGGATTGTTTCTTCGGTACGCGCTGACTTTCCCTTCATGTTTCTTGATTGCCTACACTGCGGGCCCCATCTCTGCTCGCACACCCACCCGCACGAGGCCCGCCCATGGAACGCCGTCCGCTCGGCCGTACCGGTCATCAGGTTTCCGCTCTCGGCCTCGGCTGCATGGGCATGTCGGAGTTCTACGGGACGCGCGACGACGCGACCTCGCTGCAGACATTGGCGACGGCGCTGGACCAAGGCATCGATTTCTTCGACACCGCCGACACCTATGGCTTCGGGCACAATGAGGAGCTGGTCGGCCGCTTCCTGAAGGATCATCGCGGCAAAGTCACGCTCGCCACCAAGTTCGGCATCGTGCGCCAGGAAGGGCGCTATGAGCGCCGGATCGACAATTCGCCAGCCTATATCGCCGAGGCCTGCGACGCCTCCTTGCGCCGGCTCGGGATCGAGCGGATCGATCTCTATTACGCCCACCGGCTGGAGCCGGCGCGGCCGATCGAGGAGACCGTGGCGGCGATGGCCAAGCTGGTCGAAGCCGGCAAGGTCCGCTGGCTGGGTCTCTCGGAGGTGTCGGCCGCCAGCTTGCGGCGTGCCCACAAGATCCATCCGATCACCGCCTTGCAGACCGAATATTCGCTCTGGAGCCGCGAGCCCGAGACGGAGCTGCTGCAGACCTGCCGCGAACTGGGTGTGAGTTTCGCCGCCTACAGCCCGCTGGGCCGCGCCTTCCTCACCGGCACCCTGACCTCGACCGACGCGCTGGCGCCCACGGACTTCCGCCGCAACAATCCTCGCTTTCAGGCCGACGCCCTCGAGCGCAATCGCAAGCTGACCGAGGCGCTGGCCGATTTTGCCAAGGCGCGGCACGCCACGCCGGCCCAGATGGCGCTCGCCTGGCTCCTCGGCAAACACCGTCATGTGATCCCGATTCCGGGCACCAAGCGGTCGGCCTATGTCATCCAGAACGCCAGCGCGGCCACGATCCGGCTCTCGGCCGAGGAGATCGCCACGCTCGATCGGATGTTCCCGCCGGAGGCGGTGGCTGGCCAGCGCTATACCGCAGAAGGCATGAAGGGGCTCGGTCTCTGAGGGACCCCGAGGATCGCTGAATTCAACTCCGATCCCTGCGACAATTCGGTAAGGCCGGCCATCATGGCTGAAGCCGCCGCAACGCCCCGCCACGCCGTGTCGGCGCCACTGAATCTCCTTTAATAATATGAAATATAAAAAAGAAGTCGATGCAAGGTAATATTTAACTAGTTTGTATTGTGTTGAATTATAATAACACGACTGGTGAGAGGATTTCGTTTGACTCTTGCGCGTCTGGAAATGTGAAATACCCTCGCCAGCCGGAAAATCCGGCGGGCCCGCCATGGGGCCGGCAAGGGTCCCAGAATTCGGCCTCGGAAGGGGCCCGGTCCATGAACGTATTTCCGGTTTTCTTCGATCTCTCCGGTCGTCGCGTCCTGCTCGCGGGCGGCGGCGAGACCGCGCTGCAGAAGCTGCGTCTCCTGCGCAAGGCGGGCGCCTCTCTGCTGGTCGTCGCGCCGGCTATCGAGCGCGAGATGGCGCTCGCGGTCGAAGAGGGTGCCGCCGAATGGCGCGCCGAGGAACTGGCCGCCACCCATTTCGCCGATGCGGCACTCGCGGTGATCGCCACCGGCGACGAAACCCGGGATCGCGCCGGTGCGGCGCTTGCCAAGGCGGCGCGCGTGCCGGTCAATGTGGTCGATCGCGCCGGCCTCTCCGACTTCATCGTGCCCGCCATCGTCGATCGCGATCCAGTCGTGATCGGCATCTCGACCGCGGGTGCCGCTCCCTTGCTGGCGCGCCGTCTGCGCGCCGCGATCGAGGCCATGCTGCCGGCGCGCCTCGGCGCACTCGCGCGTTTCGCCGAGCGCTTCCGCGGCGCCGTCGCCGCCAAGATCGGCAACCGTCAGCTTCGTCTGCGTTTCTGGGAACAGGTCTTCGACGGCCCGGTCGCGACCGCGGTGCTCGACGGCCGCGAGAGCCAGGCGGCCGAGCGCATGCTGACGCTCGTCAACAGCGCCGCTGCCAACGAC
The nucleotide sequence above comes from Hypericibacter terrae. Encoded proteins:
- a CDS encoding arginase family protein, with the translated sequence MTSQQPTTRGVLGTFLNVPFEPQPRDARAVILGAPFDCGQHPTRIGCRLGPQSIRTHSALVADAMADASFDLVRTLRLVDSGDAAVTPGLIEPSFVAIENSVAAILASGAVPVTMGGDGAITLPQLRAVARRWPGLAVLHLDAHTDAYPIRGRGQYDNGNTFTHAAEERIVDIENSIHVGTRGAIDVDPIVAEARAMGYEVVPMEELRRRGLDSLLAHLRERLSGKPVYLCWDMDVFDPSAAPGVANPVWGGLSAAEGLTVLRGLAGLDIVAIDVNTVSPPHDPAGMTAFLAGQVMVEAMAGIARRWLNR
- the queG gene encoding tRNA epoxyqueuosine(34) reductase QueG, with the protein product MLAPARPSIDDPKALIRDQALALGFDAVGFAPASQSERARQGLAEFLARGMQGDMGWLAARSDQRADPQTLWPEARSVIVLAMNYGPAEDPLPMLERRERGAISVYARGKDYHELVKSRLKALARIMTEKLGPSLKVFVDTAPVMEKPLAEAAGLGWQGKHTNLVSRTHGSWLFLGEIFTDLALAPDAPENDHCGHCQRCLDICPTAAFPAPYKLDARRCISYLTIEHKGHIPREFRGPMGNRIYGCDDCLAVCPWNKFASASRHDAFWPRAEITAPRLADLAELDDAGFRQLFAGTAIKRTGRDRFLRNVLIAIGNSGETALAETAIRRLGDTSPLVRAMAVWALARLLDDTAFHGLRDAHLPLESDAGVRAEWLGGDAATA
- the queF gene encoding preQ(1) synthase — protein: MARKSRPALTQLGHATKPPASPDEAVLERIPNSQPRERYLVRFACPEFTSICPVTGQPDFAHIVIDYVPKAWIVESKSLKLYLGSFRNHGAFHEDCTVTIGKRLVDELKPHWLRIAGYWYPRGGIPIDVFWQTGAPPKNLWLPEQGVAPYRGRG
- the tgt gene encoding tRNA guanosine(34) transglycosylase Tgt, with the protein product MTLRYERLAQDGVARRGRLHTAHGAVNTPAFMPVGTAATVKGMWPEQVKATGAEIILGNTYHLMLRPGAERVASLGGLHKFMNWPGPILTDSGGFQVMSLSELRKIDEDGVTFRSHVDGSKHHLTPERSIEIQHLLDANVTMAFDECTPFPAEAPVAAESMHRSMRWAERCKAAFKDRPGYGLFGIVQGSVYPELRRESSEWLTRIGYDGYAIGGLAVGEGQEMMFRMIEATIPFLPEDRPRYLMGVGRPLDIVGAVQRGIDMFDCVMPTRSGRTGQAFTRRGTINIRNARHAHDPRPIDADCSCPVCRDYARGYLHHLFKAEEMLGPMLLTAHNLQHYQTLMAGLRGAIEAGRLDAFAAEVAEAESRGDIDPLPDPLAAPT
- the queA gene encoding tRNA preQ1(34) S-adenosylmethionine ribosyltransferase-isomerase QueA gives rise to the protein MRTADFDFKLPPERIADRPVSPRDAARLLVVRSDGFEDRIFRDLPALLSPRDLLVVNDTRVIPARLEGKRGAARIEATLHKAEGLDIWRAFARPAKRLKAGDIIQFAEDFSAQVLDKGEAGEVTLKFPVGGADLIAALGLHGRMPLPPYIRRPEGALASDRDDYQTIFAKTEGAVAAPTASLHFTPALLDALSQRGIEMARLTLHVGAGTFLPVKAQTIEEHRMHAEWGEVTPAVADAVNRAKTRGGRIVAVGTTSLRLLESAATPEGRLVPFTGDTSIFITPGYRFKLVDRLVTNFHLPRSTLFMLVAAFSGLERMKRAYEHAIASGYRFYSYGDACLLEPDRV
- a CDS encoding queuosine precursor transporter; this translates as MQQSGYSPRLLTIAALFVTCLIISNITAVKLISVHGFVMTAANVLFPISYIIGDVLTEVYGYAKARRVIWLGFGCNLVAVLAIYVAGILPGADFWEGQGAWDQILGAAPRILLASFCAYLVGEFLNSYVLAKMKIATNGKYLWTRTIGSTVVGQLADTSIFMTLAFGGILPLGVMMNAAGTEWVSKVGYEILATPFTYLVVAWLKRVEGIDFYDRNTRFNPVLLTD
- a CDS encoding aldo/keto reductase; translation: MERRPLGRTGHQVSALGLGCMGMSEFYGTRDDATSLQTLATALDQGIDFFDTADTYGFGHNEELVGRFLKDHRGKVTLATKFGIVRQEGRYERRIDNSPAYIAEACDASLRRLGIERIDLYYAHRLEPARPIEETVAAMAKLVEAGKVRWLGLSEVSAASLRRAHKIHPITALQTEYSLWSREPETELLQTCRELGVSFAAYSPLGRAFLTGTLTSTDALAPTDFRRNNPRFQADALERNRKLTEALADFAKARHATPAQMALAWLLGKHRHVIPIPGTKRSAYVIQNASAATIRLSAEEIATLDRMFPPEAVAGQRYTAEGMKGLGL